A window of the Streptomyces albireticuli genome harbors these coding sequences:
- the mce gene encoding methylmalonyl-CoA epimerase produces the protein MLTRIDHIGIACFDLDRTVEFYRATYGFEVFHSEVNEEQGVREAMLKINETSDGGASYLQLLEPIREDSAVGKWLAKNGEGVHHIAFGTPDVDADADAIRKKDVRVLYDEPRKGSMGSRITFLHPKDCHGVLTELVTSAPPADPEH, from the coding sequence ATGCTGACGCGCATCGACCACATCGGGATCGCCTGCTTCGACCTCGACCGGACTGTCGAGTTCTACCGTGCCACCTACGGCTTCGAGGTGTTCCACTCCGAGGTCAACGAGGAGCAGGGCGTGCGTGAGGCCATGCTCAAGATCAATGAGACCTCGGACGGCGGCGCCTCGTACCTCCAGCTGCTGGAGCCCATCCGGGAGGACTCGGCGGTCGGGAAGTGGCTCGCGAAGAACGGGGAGGGCGTTCACCACATCGCGTTCGGTACGCCGGATGTGGACGCCGACGCGGACGCGATCCGTAAGAAGGACGTACGCGTCCTCTATGACGAGCCCCGTAAGGGATCCATGGGGTCCCGCATCACCTTTCTGCACCCCAAGGACTGCCACGGCGTACTGACCGAACTGGTCACCTCGGCACCCCCCGCCGACCCGGAGCACTGA
- the scy gene encoding polarized growth protein Scy, whose product MRGNDRYEADDHLSQFEAEMERLKKEREKAVQHADDLGYQVEVLRAKLHEARRNLAHRPAYDTADIGYQAEQLLRNAQIQAEQLRTDAERELREARAQTQRLLQEQAERQARMEAELHAEAVARRQRLDEELNERRQTVESHVNENVAWAEQLRARTESQARRLLEESRAEAEQSLGAARAEAQRLTEQARGRLSAAAEEARAEAEALLRRARADAERLLTAASAQAQEATDHAEQLRTVTSAESDQARAASAELTRTAEARVQEADTTLREARAEAEKLLTEAKESAERRLSSAESENEQRARTAKAEIARVVGEATKEAEALRAEAEQLRDDARAEAERLLAEAAEKARSAAAEDSAAQLAKAARTAEEVLTKASEDAQATTKAAAAEAERIRREAEAEAERLREQAADTAEQLKGEAKDDTKEYRARTVELQEEARRLRGEAEQLRADAVAEGERLRSEARREALQQIEEAASTAEELLAKAKADAEETRSGASAESERVRGEAAERAATLRKQAEEALERARAEAEEMAEEAEDHAERTRTEAAEAAKRLREEAERAAEARRAEAEAELTRLHTEAEQRVEAAEEALRDARAEAERLRREAGEETERQRSEAAERVRALREQAESEAEELRAEAAEEAAAARTEGESVAARLRAEANAEAERLRSEAQETADRVRAEANAAAERTAAEAAEALAAAQEEAARRRREAEELLGDARTEAQAEREAAREQSEELLASARKRVAEAQEEARRLVEEAEARAAELVSAAEQTAQQVRDSVAGLHEQAEEEIAGLRSAAEHNAERTVTDAQVEADRVRADAYAERERAGEDAARTRAEAQAASEAAKSLAERTVAEAIAEGQRLEAEAARTLDEAREAAGARRTEAAEQADELLAEAMSEAERLITEAEAAVEKAQRDAARTADEARAAADARRAEAAEQADALMAEATAEAERLVAEAARTVDEAREAADARRAKAAEQADALMAEATAEAERLVAEAARTVDDAREAAEAHRAEAAEEADRVRAEAARTLEEAREDAGTLTAEATAEAERLVSVAERTVDEARETANAHRTEAAEHADALIAKATAEAERMVSDASAKAQQMRTDASDALASAEQDAARARAEAREDANKMRTEGHAEAERIVNTAAELTSSAQDDADKIVDEAREAANAHRTEAAEQADALIAEATAEAERMAAEAAAALEKAREAAEARRAEAAEQAERTRAEATAQADRLRADGAEALERAQREAERMVDEAREASNTRRAEAAAQADKLVAEATAEAERMAAEAAEALSSAQENANSTRADSAKLKADAVLEAERLVAEARAEGDRTADEAREAAAQRLAEAAEKADALVAKAQEEALRAAAAAEEQADTMVGAARREAERIVTEATGEGNTLVEQARTDANTLLAEARGDATAIRERADELRTRVDSEVEELHGRARREAAEAMQSAGERCDKLVAAATEQLAEAEEKAKTLVSDASNEASKVRLAAVRKAEGLLKEAEQKKAAVVRESQALLKEAQDKKAAAVREAERLRTEGAEEAKRLVDEGKRELEVLVRRREDINAEISRVQDVLEALESFEAPGAGSAKEGGVKAAAGAGATRSGGKQSQK is encoded by the coding sequence GTGCGGGGCAACGACCGCTACGAGGCTGACGACCACCTCTCGCAATTCGAAGCCGAGATGGAGCGGCTGAAGAAGGAGCGGGAGAAGGCGGTCCAGCACGCCGACGACCTCGGATATCAGGTCGAGGTGTTGCGCGCCAAGCTCCACGAGGCGCGCCGCAACCTCGCCCACCGTCCGGCGTACGACACCGCCGACATCGGGTACCAGGCGGAGCAGTTGCTCCGTAATGCCCAGATTCAGGCCGAACAGCTGCGCACCGACGCCGAGCGCGAGCTGCGGGAGGCGCGCGCCCAGACGCAGCGTCTGCTCCAGGAGCAGGCGGAGCGTCAGGCGCGGATGGAGGCGGAGCTCCACGCGGAGGCCGTCGCCCGCCGCCAGCGGCTGGACGAGGAGCTCAACGAGCGCCGCCAGACCGTCGAGTCGCACGTCAACGAGAACGTGGCCTGGGCCGAGCAGCTCAGGGCCCGTACGGAGTCGCAGGCCAGACGGCTGCTGGAGGAGTCCCGGGCGGAGGCCGAGCAGTCGCTCGGCGCGGCCCGCGCGGAGGCCCAGCGGCTGACGGAGCAGGCCCGCGGCCGGCTCAGCGCCGCCGCCGAGGAGGCCCGTGCCGAGGCCGAGGCGCTGCTGCGGCGCGCCCGCGCCGACGCGGAGCGGCTGCTGACGGCCGCCTCCGCGCAGGCGCAGGAGGCCACCGACCACGCCGAGCAGCTGCGCACCGTGACCAGCGCGGAGTCCGACCAGGCCCGCGCGGCCTCGGCGGAGCTGACGCGTACGGCGGAGGCGCGCGTCCAGGAGGCCGACACGACCCTGCGCGAGGCGCGGGCGGAGGCCGAGAAGCTCCTCACGGAGGCCAAGGAGTCGGCGGAGCGCCGGCTGTCCTCGGCCGAGTCGGAGAACGAGCAGCGGGCCCGCACGGCCAAGGCGGAGATCGCCCGGGTGGTCGGCGAGGCCACCAAGGAGGCCGAGGCCCTGCGGGCCGAGGCGGAGCAGCTGCGCGACGACGCGCGGGCGGAGGCGGAGCGGCTGCTGGCCGAGGCCGCCGAGAAGGCGCGCAGCGCCGCCGCGGAGGACTCCGCGGCGCAGCTCGCCAAGGCCGCCCGGACCGCCGAGGAGGTGCTGACCAAGGCGTCGGAGGACGCCCAGGCCACCACGAAGGCCGCCGCCGCGGAGGCGGAGCGGATCCGCCGTGAGGCCGAGGCGGAGGCCGAGCGGCTGCGCGAGCAGGCCGCGGACACCGCCGAGCAGCTCAAGGGCGAGGCGAAGGACGACACCAAGGAGTACCGCGCCCGGACCGTCGAGCTCCAGGAGGAGGCGCGGCGGCTGCGCGGCGAGGCCGAGCAGCTGCGGGCCGACGCCGTCGCCGAGGGCGAGCGGCTGCGGAGCGAGGCCCGGCGGGAGGCGCTCCAGCAGATCGAGGAGGCGGCCAGCACCGCCGAGGAGCTGCTGGCGAAGGCCAAGGCCGACGCCGAGGAGACCCGGTCCGGCGCGAGCGCGGAGAGCGAGCGGGTGCGCGGGGAGGCGGCCGAGCGGGCCGCGACCCTGCGCAAGCAGGCCGAGGAGGCCCTGGAGCGGGCCCGTGCCGAGGCCGAGGAGATGGCCGAGGAGGCCGAGGACCACGCCGAGCGCACCCGTACGGAGGCCGCCGAGGCCGCCAAGCGGCTGCGTGAGGAGGCCGAGCGGGCCGCGGAGGCGCGGCGCGCGGAGGCCGAGGCCGAGCTGACCCGGCTGCACACCGAGGCCGAGCAGCGGGTGGAGGCCGCCGAGGAGGCGCTGCGCGACGCCCGCGCGGAGGCCGAGCGGCTGCGCCGGGAGGCCGGCGAGGAGACCGAGCGGCAGCGGTCGGAGGCCGCGGAGCGGGTGCGCGCGCTGCGTGAGCAGGCCGAGTCCGAGGCCGAGGAGCTGCGGGCCGAGGCCGCCGAGGAGGCGGCCGCCGCCCGTACCGAGGGCGAGTCGGTGGCCGCGCGGCTGCGGGCCGAGGCGAACGCCGAGGCGGAGCGGCTGCGCTCGGAGGCACAGGAGACCGCCGACCGGGTGCGGGCCGAGGCGAACGCCGCCGCGGAGCGTACGGCCGCCGAGGCGGCCGAGGCGCTGGCCGCCGCGCAGGAGGAGGCCGCCCGGCGCCGCCGGGAGGCCGAGGAGCTGCTGGGCGACGCCCGGACCGAGGCGCAGGCGGAGCGGGAGGCGGCGCGCGAGCAGAGCGAGGAGCTGCTGGCTTCGGCGCGCAAGCGGGTCGCGGAGGCGCAGGAGGAGGCGCGGCGCCTGGTCGAGGAGGCCGAGGCGCGGGCCGCCGAGCTGGTGTCCGCCGCCGAGCAGACGGCGCAGCAGGTGCGGGACTCCGTCGCCGGGCTGCACGAGCAGGCCGAGGAGGAGATCGCCGGGCTGCGCTCGGCCGCGGAGCACAACGCGGAGCGCACGGTCACGGACGCGCAGGTGGAGGCGGACCGGGTCCGTGCCGACGCCTACGCCGAGCGGGAGCGGGCCGGCGAGGACGCGGCCCGTACCCGGGCGGAGGCCCAGGCGGCGTCCGAGGCGGCCAAGTCGCTCGCGGAGCGTACGGTCGCGGAGGCGATCGCCGAGGGTCAGCGGCTGGAGGCGGAGGCCGCCCGCACACTGGACGAGGCCCGGGAGGCGGCGGGTGCCCGCCGTACGGAGGCGGCCGAGCAGGCCGACGAGCTGCTGGCCGAGGCGATGTCCGAGGCCGAGCGGCTGATCACCGAGGCCGAGGCCGCGGTGGAGAAGGCGCAGCGGGACGCGGCGCGGACGGCCGACGAGGCGCGCGCGGCGGCGGACGCCCGCCGCGCGGAGGCCGCGGAGCAGGCGGACGCCCTGATGGCCGAGGCCACGGCGGAGGCGGAGCGGCTGGTCGCCGAGGCCGCCAGGACCGTCGACGAGGCCCGCGAGGCCGCCGACGCCCGCCGGGCGAAGGCCGCGGAGCAGGCGGACGCCCTGATGGCCGAAGCGACGGCGGAGGCGGAGCGGCTGGTCGCCGAGGCCGCCAGGACCGTCGACGACGCCCGGGAGGCCGCCGAGGCGCATCGCGCGGAGGCCGCCGAGGAGGCGGACCGGGTGCGGGCCGAGGCCGCGCGGACGCTGGAGGAGGCCCGCGAGGACGCCGGCACCCTCACGGCGGAGGCGACGGCGGAGGCCGAGCGCCTGGTGTCCGTGGCCGAGCGGACGGTGGACGAGGCACGGGAGACCGCGAACGCCCACCGCACCGAGGCGGCCGAGCACGCCGACGCGCTGATCGCCAAGGCGACGGCCGAGGCGGAGCGGATGGTGTCCGACGCCTCGGCGAAGGCCCAGCAGATGCGTACGGACGCGTCCGACGCGCTGGCCTCAGCCGAACAGGACGCGGCGCGGGCGCGGGCCGAGGCCCGCGAGGACGCGAACAAGATGCGGACGGAGGGGCACGCCGAGGCGGAGCGGATCGTCAACACCGCGGCCGAGCTGACCTCTTCCGCGCAGGACGACGCGGACAAGATCGTCGACGAGGCGCGGGAGGCGGCGAACGCCCACCGCACCGAGGCGGCCGAGCAGGCGGACGCCCTGATCGCCGAGGCCACGGCCGAGGCGGAGCGGATGGCGGCCGAGGCCGCGGCTGCGCTGGAGAAGGCCCGGGAGGCCGCCGAGGCCCGCCGGGCGGAGGCCGCCGAGCAGGCCGAGCGGACCCGGGCCGAGGCGACCGCGCAGGCGGACCGGCTGCGGGCGGACGGGGCCGAGGCCCTGGAGCGCGCGCAGCGCGAGGCCGAGCGGATGGTGGACGAGGCCCGCGAGGCGTCGAACACCCGTCGTGCGGAGGCGGCGGCGCAGGCGGACAAGCTCGTCGCGGAGGCCACGGCCGAGGCGGAGCGGATGGCCGCCGAGGCCGCGGAGGCGCTGAGCTCCGCGCAGGAGAACGCCAACAGCACGCGCGCGGACTCCGCGAAGCTCAAGGCCGACGCAGTCCTGGAGGCGGAGCGGCTGGTCGCCGAGGCGCGCGCCGAGGGCGACCGCACTGCGGACGAGGCGCGGGAGGCCGCGGCGCAGCGGCTGGCCGAGGCCGCCGAGAAGGCGGACGCGCTGGTCGCGAAGGCCCAGGAGGAGGCCCTGCGGGCCGCGGCCGCGGCCGAGGAGCAGGCCGACACCATGGTGGGCGCCGCCCGCCGGGAGGCCGAGCGGATCGTCACGGAGGCCACCGGCGAGGGCAACACGCTGGTGGAGCAGGCCCGTACGGACGCCAACACCCTGCTCGCGGAGGCGCGCGGGGACGCGACGGCCATAAGGGAGCGCGCGGACGAGCTGCGCACCCGGGTGGACAGCGAGGTCGAGGAGCTGCACGGCCGGGCGCGCCGGGAGGCCGCCGAGGCCATGCAGTCGGCGGGCGAGCGGTGCGACAAGCTCGTGGCCGCGGCGACCGAACAGCTCGCGGAGGCCGAGGAGAAGGCGAAGACGCTCGTCTCCGACGCCAGCAACGAGGCGAGCAAGGTCCGCCTCGCCGCGGTGCGCAAGGCGGAGGGCCTGCTCAAGGAGGCGGAGCAGAAGAAGGCCGCCGTGGTGCGGGAGTCCCAGGCGCTGCTGAAGGAGGCCCAGGACAAGAAGGCGGCGGCTGTACGCGAGGCGGAGCGCCTGCGCACCGAGGGTGCGGAGGAGGCCAAGCGGCTCGTGGACGAGGGGAAGCGGGAGTTGGAGGTGCTGGTGCGCCGCCGCGAGGACATCAATGCCGAGATTTCCCGTGTCCAGGACGTGTTGGAAGCGTTGGAATCTTTTGAAGCCCCGGGGGCGGGAAGCGCCAAAGAGGGCGGGGTGAAGGCGGCAGCGGGTGCGGGTGCAACTCGATCGGGTGGTAAGCAGTCCCAGAAGTAG
- a CDS encoding cellulose-binding protein, producing MSDTSSPFGFELVRRGYDRGQVDDRITKLVADRDSALARITSLEKRIEELHLETQNAQAQVNDAEPSYAGLGARVEKILRLAEEEAKDLREEARRAAEQHRELAESAAQQVRNDAESFAADRKAKAEDEGARIVEKAKGDAATLRAEAQKDAQSKREEADALFEETRAKAAQAAADFETNLAKRREQSERDLASRQAKAEKRLAEIEHRAEQLRLEAEKLRTDAERRARQTVETAQRQAEDIVADANAKADRIRSESERELAALTNRRDSINAQLTNVREMLATLTGAAVAAAGVPGDDEPISRGVPAQQSR from the coding sequence ATGAGTGACACTTCCTCCCCCTTCGGCTTCGAGCTCGTGCGGCGTGGATACGACCGCGGCCAGGTGGACGACCGCATTACCAAGCTCGTCGCCGACCGTGACAGCGCACTGGCCCGAATCACCTCTCTGGAAAAGCGCATCGAGGAGCTCCACCTCGAAACGCAGAATGCTCAGGCCCAGGTCAACGACGCGGAACCGTCCTACGCGGGGCTGGGGGCCCGGGTCGAGAAGATCCTTCGGCTGGCCGAGGAAGAGGCCAAGGATCTGCGTGAGGAGGCCCGTCGCGCGGCCGAACAGCACCGCGAGCTGGCCGAGTCGGCCGCCCAGCAGGTGCGCAACGACGCCGAGTCGTTCGCCGCCGACCGCAAGGCCAAGGCGGAGGACGAGGGCGCCCGGATCGTCGAGAAGGCGAAGGGCGACGCCGCGACCCTGCGTGCCGAGGCGCAGAAGGACGCGCAGTCCAAGCGTGAGGAGGCGGACGCCCTCTTCGAGGAGACCCGCGCCAAGGCCGCCCAGGCCGCCGCGGACTTCGAGACCAACCTGGCCAAGCGCCGCGAGCAGTCCGAGCGCGACCTGGCGTCGCGTCAGGCGAAGGCCGAGAAGCGGCTGGCGGAGATCGAGCACCGCGCCGAGCAGCTGCGCCTGGAGGCGGAGAAGCTCCGGACGGACGCCGAGCGCCGGGCCCGCCAGACGGTGGAGACCGCGCAGCGCCAGGCCGAGGACATCGTGGCCGACGCCAACGCCAAGGCGGACCGCATCCGCAGCGAGTCCGAGCGCGAGCTGGCGGCGCTCACCAACCGCCGCGACTCCATCAACGCCCAGCTGACCAACGTCCGCGAGATGCTGGCCACGCTGACCGGCGCGGCCGTGGCCGCGGCCGGTGTCCCCGGTGACGACGAGCCGATCTCCCGCGGCGTCCCGGCCCAGCAGAGCCGCTGA
- a CDS encoding ABC transporter ATP-binding protein, whose product MIELQGLTKRYGDKLAVDGLTCTVRPGIVTGFLGPNGAGKSTTMRMMLDLDNPTAGTVLIDGKHYRQLRDPLRAVGALLDAKAMHGGRSAYNHLLCLAQSNGIPRSRVREVLDTVGLTSVAKKRSKGFSLGMGQRLGIAGALLGDPRILMFDEPVNGLDPEGIHWIRNLMKNLAAQGRTVFVSSHLMSEMALTADHLVVIGQGRLLADTSMADFIAQNSRSYVRLRSPDHERLLDALAGAGVTPVTTVDGTLEVDGTDAARLGELAARHQIVLHELSPQQASLEEAFMQLTAESVEYHAHSAPGVGPAPEAGGRAAGQGPGDPPPGAGWGAGWRGKGS is encoded by the coding sequence ATGATCGAGCTCCAGGGTCTGACCAAGCGCTACGGCGACAAACTCGCCGTGGACGGCCTCACCTGCACGGTGCGGCCCGGGATCGTCACCGGCTTCCTGGGTCCCAACGGCGCGGGCAAGTCCACGACCATGCGGATGATGCTCGATCTCGACAATCCGACGGCCGGCACGGTCCTGATCGACGGCAAGCACTACCGCCAGCTGCGGGATCCGCTGCGGGCCGTGGGCGCCCTGCTGGACGCCAAGGCGATGCACGGCGGCCGGAGCGCCTACAACCACCTGCTGTGCCTGGCGCAGAGCAACGGAATCCCACGCTCCAGGGTGCGGGAGGTTCTGGACACGGTCGGCCTGACCTCGGTGGCGAAAAAGCGCTCCAAGGGCTTCTCGCTCGGCATGGGGCAGCGCCTGGGCATCGCGGGCGCCCTGCTGGGCGACCCGCGCATCCTGATGTTCGACGAGCCGGTCAACGGCCTGGATCCCGAGGGCATCCACTGGATCCGCAATCTGATGAAGAACCTGGCCGCCCAGGGGCGCACGGTCTTCGTCTCCTCGCACCTGATGAGCGAGATGGCGCTGACCGCCGACCACCTGGTGGTCATCGGCCAGGGCCGGCTGCTCGCGGACACCTCGATGGCCGACTTCATCGCGCAGAACTCCCGCTCGTACGTCCGGCTGCGCTCGCCCGACCACGAGCGGCTGCTGGACGCGCTGGCCGGCGCCGGGGTCACCCCGGTGACCACCGTGGACGGCACGCTGGAGGTCGACGGCACGGACGCCGCGCGGCTGGGCGAGCTCGCGGCGCGCCATCAGATCGTGCTGCACGAGCTGAGCCCGCAGCAGGCTTCCCTGGAGGAGGCGTTCATGCAGCTCACCGCCGAGTCGGTGGAGTACCACGCGCACAGCGCGCCGGGCGTGGGACCGGCACCGGAAGCCGGGGGCCGGGCCGCCGGCCAGGGGCCGGGTGATCCGCCGCCGGGTGCGGGCTGGGGCGCCGGCTGGCGCGGGAAGGGATCCTGA
- a CDS encoding ABC transporter permease: MAVASQVLQSEWTKIKSVRSTVWTLGLAVVVTVALGALISALSKNDFNKLSAEDRIQFDPTFTSFAGMGLGQLAMIVFGVLVVSNEYSTGMIRTSLAAVPQRGTFLFSKITVATLLALAIGMITSFVSFFVGQSMLGEHKASLGDPGVLRAVIGGGLYMTLITVFSMGVATMLRSPMLSLGILMPFFFLVSSILGNVSATKKVGQYLPDQAGHKVMQVVTVDDDAPYGPWGGFTIMVLWVVAALIGAYALLKKRDA, encoded by the coding sequence ATGGCGGTGGCGAGCCAGGTCCTCCAGTCGGAATGGACAAAGATCAAATCCGTGCGCTCCACGGTGTGGACGCTCGGCCTCGCGGTCGTGGTGACGGTCGCTCTCGGCGCGCTGATCAGCGCATTGTCCAAAAACGACTTCAACAAATTGTCAGCCGAGGATCGGATCCAATTCGATCCGACGTTCACGAGTTTCGCGGGCATGGGGCTCGGTCAGCTCGCAATGATCGTTTTTGGTGTGCTGGTGGTTTCGAACGAATACAGCACGGGAATGATCAGGACTTCACTCGCCGCCGTTCCCCAGCGCGGCACTTTCCTGTTCAGCAAGATCACCGTGGCCACGCTGCTCGCGCTGGCCATCGGGATGATCACCAGTTTCGTCTCCTTCTTCGTCGGCCAGTCGATGCTCGGCGAGCACAAGGCGTCGCTCGGCGATCCCGGCGTCCTGCGCGCCGTCATCGGCGGCGGGCTCTACATGACCCTGATCACGGTCTTCTCGATGGGCGTCGCCACGATGCTGCGCAGCCCCATGCTGTCGCTGGGCATCCTGATGCCGTTCTTCTTCCTCGTCTCCAGCATCCTGGGGAACGTCAGCGCCACGAAGAAGGTCGGCCAGTACCTCCCCGACCAGGCGGGCCATAAGGTCATGCAGGTGGTGACCGTCGACGACGACGCCCCGTACGGCCCCTGGGGCGGTTTCACGATCATGGTGCTGTGGGTGGTCGCGGCCCTGATCGGGGCGTACGCCCTGCTCAAGAAGCGCGACGCGTAG